The following are from one region of the Natronosporangium hydrolyticum genome:
- a CDS encoding RsmB/NOP family class I SAM-dependent RNA methyltransferase has protein sequence MRTGGGRRQEADGRERVGPRGAARRRGGFPVSRHQQRPATSTPQIRRSEDPPRRVAYEAIAAVHRDDAYANLVLPTMLTEVGLAGRDAAFATELVYGTLRQRGTLDAVLASAANREVARIDPPARDALRLGAYQLLFLRVPAHAAVSSTVGLVKSVAPGATGFANAVLRQVATKGFEEWLVELAPAQADDPVGHLALVHSHPAWVVRAFADALGGDLTEVAQALAEDNAPAPVHLCARPGRADAVDLADEVGGEPGAFSPYAVYLSGGAPGNLPAIGQRRAHVQDEGSQLVTLALADAPVAEGPAQRWLDLCAGPGGKAALLGGLAAERGATVTAVEIAEHRARLVEQAVRGLPVAVVNEDGRAVGRGAELPAGQFDRVLVDAPCTGLGALRRRPEVRWRRSPGDLPELARLQRELLVAAIEAARPGGVVGYVTCSPHLVETQVSLSEARRRSPHRTELLDAREYLPAGMPGLGDGPTVQLWPHRHGTDAMFVALLRRG, from the coding sequence ATTAGGACAGGTGGCGGCCGCCGGCAAGAAGCCGATGGCCGCGAGCGAGTGGGCCCGCGGGGTGCGGCCCGCCGTCGGGGAGGGTTTCCAGTGAGCCGGCACCAGCAGCGGCCGGCCACTTCGACACCGCAGATCCGCCGGAGCGAGGATCCGCCCCGCCGGGTTGCTTACGAGGCGATCGCGGCCGTCCATCGCGACGATGCCTACGCCAATTTGGTGCTGCCGACGATGCTGACCGAGGTGGGGCTGGCCGGCCGGGATGCGGCGTTCGCCACCGAGCTGGTCTACGGCACGCTCCGGCAGCGGGGCACGCTCGACGCCGTGCTCGCCTCGGCGGCCAACCGGGAAGTGGCGCGGATCGATCCGCCGGCGCGGGACGCGCTGCGGCTCGGCGCCTACCAACTGCTGTTTCTGCGGGTGCCGGCGCACGCAGCGGTCTCGTCGACGGTGGGGCTGGTGAAGTCGGTCGCGCCCGGCGCCACCGGGTTCGCCAACGCGGTGCTCCGCCAGGTCGCCACCAAGGGTTTCGAAGAGTGGTTGGTGGAGCTCGCGCCAGCGCAGGCCGATGATCCGGTGGGGCACCTGGCGCTGGTGCACAGCCATCCGGCCTGGGTGGTACGAGCGTTCGCCGACGCGCTCGGTGGCGATCTGACCGAGGTGGCGCAGGCGCTGGCGGAGGACAACGCCCCGGCGCCGGTGCATCTGTGTGCCCGACCTGGCCGCGCTGATGCGGTGGACCTCGCCGACGAGGTTGGTGGCGAGCCTGGGGCGTTCTCGCCGTACGCGGTCTACCTGTCCGGGGGCGCCCCGGGCAACCTGCCGGCGATTGGCCAGCGTCGTGCCCACGTACAGGATGAGGGTTCGCAGCTGGTGACGTTGGCGCTGGCCGATGCGCCGGTGGCGGAGGGCCCGGCGCAGCGGTGGCTCGATCTGTGCGCTGGCCCCGGGGGCAAGGCCGCGCTGCTTGGTGGGCTGGCCGCGGAGCGGGGCGCGACGGTGACCGCGGTGGAGATCGCTGAGCACCGGGCGCGCCTGGTGGAGCAGGCGGTGCGTGGTCTGCCGGTGGCGGTGGTCAACGAGGACGGCCGGGCGGTCGGGCGGGGTGCGGAGCTACCCGCGGGCCAGTTCGATCGGGTGTTGGTGGATGCCCCCTGCACCGGCTTGGGCGCGCTTCGGCGGCGGCCGGAGGTGCGCTGGCGACGTAGCCCGGGTGATCTGCCGGAGTTGGCGCGGCTGCAGCGGGAGCTGTTGGTGGCGGCGATCGAGGCCGCCCGGCCGGGTGGCGTGGTCGGCTACGTGACCTGTTCCCCGCACTTGGTGGAGACTCAGGTGAGTCTCTCCGAGGCGCGTCGGCGCAGCCCGCATCGTACCGAACTGCTCGACGCCCGCGAGTATCTCCCGGCGGGGATGCCCGGTCTCGGCGATGGGCCGACCGTGCAGCTGTGGCCGCACCGGCATGGCACCGACGCGATGTTCGTGGCGCTGCTCCGGCGCGGCTAG
- the fmt gene encoding methionyl-tRNA formyltransferase has translation MRLVFAGTPAVTLPALAAIEQSGHELVAVVTRPDAPAGRGRRMLRSPAAAWADERGVEVLTPARPKEPEFLDRLRALAPDCVPVVAYGALVPPAALAIPAYGWVNLHFSLLPAWRGAAPVQHAVLRGDELTGASVFQLEPGLDTGPVFGTVTEPIGATDTAGELLERLAGSGADLLIRVLDAIADGTARAVPQPAVGVSHAPKITPADAQVRWSEPAAAVDRRIRACTPAPGAWTEFRGERLKLAPVRPVTDPGESLAPGELRVERERVLVGTLTEPVGLGQVAAAGKKPMAASEWARGVRPAVGEGFQ, from the coding sequence ATGCGACTAGTGTTCGCCGGGACTCCGGCGGTGACGCTGCCTGCGCTGGCGGCGATCGAGCAGTCCGGGCACGAGCTGGTGGCGGTGGTGACGAGGCCGGACGCGCCGGCTGGGCGGGGCCGCCGGATGCTGCGTTCACCGGCGGCGGCCTGGGCCGACGAGCGGGGGGTCGAGGTGTTGACGCCGGCCCGTCCGAAGGAGCCGGAGTTCCTCGACCGGCTGCGGGCGCTCGCCCCGGATTGCGTCCCCGTGGTTGCGTACGGGGCGCTGGTGCCGCCGGCGGCGTTGGCGATCCCGGCGTACGGCTGGGTCAACCTGCACTTTTCGCTGCTTCCGGCGTGGCGGGGGGCGGCGCCGGTGCAGCATGCGGTGCTGCGTGGTGATGAACTCACCGGCGCCAGCGTCTTCCAGCTGGAGCCGGGGTTGGACACCGGGCCGGTGTTCGGGACGGTGACCGAGCCGATCGGCGCCACCGACACCGCGGGGGAGCTGCTGGAGCGGCTGGCCGGCAGCGGAGCAGATTTGCTGATCCGGGTGTTGGATGCGATCGCGGACGGGACCGCGCGGGCGGTCCCGCAGCCGGCCGTGGGGGTCAGCCACGCGCCGAAGATCACCCCGGCGGATGCACAGGTCCGCTGGTCGGAGCCGGCGGCAGCGGTGGACCGGCGAATCCGGGCGTGTACGCCGGCGCCGGGCGCCTGGACCGAGTTTCGCGGCGAGCGGCTGAAGCTGGCGCCGGTACGGCCGGTCACCGACCCCGGTGAGTCGTTGGCCCCGGGCGAGCTGCGGGTGGAGCGCGAGCGGGTGCTGGTGGGCACGTTGACCGAACCGGTCGGATTAGGACAGGTGGCGGCCGCCGGCAAGAAGCCGATGGCCGCGAGCGAGTGGGCCCGCGGGGTGCGGCCCGCCGTCGGGGAGGGTTTCCAGTGA
- a CDS encoding FUSC family protein, which translates to MVRGVGDQVAKLGQRTQVTLRDRVHRVRFGVWLALQTGLAAGLAWLVAHDLVGHPAPFFAPVAAVVTLAVSVGQRLRRAVELVVGVAIGIAVGDLLIAFIGTGPVQITAVVILAILSAILLGGGSALVTHAATSAVLVATLTPPGTGLSFPRFVDALVGGLVGLGVMALLLPVNPLRVVARATAPMLDLIAENLTETGAALSGRDWPRAERALSRLRAGEAELSHFQDSLAAGREAAALAPIRWRTRGALARYLDSGDQIGYALRNVRVLVRRAIRVTVDGEPVPESLPEAVILLGEAVSWLRRELAEGIEPETCRQRALAAVQESARAYEAGVGFSGSVIVAQIRSTAIDLLQASGVAQAEASDLVRRAAR; encoded by the coding sequence GTGGTTCGGGGGGTCGGCGACCAGGTCGCGAAGCTGGGCCAGCGCACCCAGGTCACCTTGCGGGATCGGGTGCATCGGGTGCGGTTCGGGGTCTGGCTGGCGCTGCAGACCGGGTTGGCTGCTGGCCTCGCTTGGCTGGTCGCACATGACCTGGTTGGGCATCCGGCCCCGTTCTTCGCCCCGGTCGCGGCGGTGGTCACGCTCGCGGTTTCGGTGGGCCAGCGGCTGCGTCGAGCGGTCGAGCTGGTCGTCGGGGTGGCGATCGGGATCGCGGTGGGTGACCTGCTGATCGCCTTTATCGGTACCGGCCCGGTGCAGATCACTGCGGTGGTGATCCTGGCGATTCTGTCGGCGATCCTGCTCGGCGGCGGGTCCGCGTTGGTCACCCACGCGGCGACGTCGGCGGTGCTGGTGGCGACGCTGACCCCGCCCGGCACCGGGCTGAGCTTCCCGCGCTTCGTCGATGCGCTGGTGGGCGGCTTGGTAGGGCTAGGGGTGATGGCGCTGCTGCTGCCGGTGAACCCGCTCCGGGTCGTGGCCCGTGCCACGGCCCCGATGCTGGACCTGATCGCCGAGAACTTGACGGAGACCGGGGCCGCGCTGAGCGGCCGGGACTGGCCGCGGGCCGAGCGTGCGTTGAGCCGGTTGCGGGCCGGGGAGGCGGAGCTGAGCCACTTTCAGGATTCGCTCGCGGCCGGTCGGGAGGCCGCGGCGCTTGCTCCGATCCGGTGGCGAACCCGCGGCGCGCTGGCCCGCTATCTGGACAGTGGCGATCAGATCGGGTACGCGCTGCGCAACGTTCGGGTGTTGGTGCGCCGCGCGATCCGGGTGACGGTGGACGGTGAGCCGGTCCCGGAGTCGTTGCCGGAGGCGGTCATCCTGCTGGGCGAGGCAGTGAGCTGGCTGCGGCGGGAGTTGGCGGAGGGGATCGAACCGGAGACCTGCCGGCAGCGGGCATTGGCGGCGGTGCAGGAGTCGGCGCGCGCCTACGAGGCCGGGGTCGGCTTCTCCGGCAGCGTGATCGTGGCCCAGATCCGGTCGACCGCCATCGACTTGCTGCAGGCGAGCGGGGTGGCGCAGGCGGAGGCGAGCGACCTGGTGCGCCGCGCCGCCCGGTGA
- a CDS encoding primosomal protein N', translating to MPVAQVCVDLPLPHLDRPFDYLVPAADADAAQPGVRVRVRFAGQLVDGWLLSRAAESSHTGRLAFLDRVVSAEPVLRPEVLAAARAVAARYAGNLADVLRLAVPPRHARTESTPKSAPIMDLGTSSAGSEAPNPMIGAEGAEGAEEGGWRAYSAGPALLRALAEQRPARAVWTALPGEAWPARVAEAIAATVAGGRGAVAVVADARDLARLDAEVTAALGPDQHVALAAAIGPAERYRRFLRAARGEVPVVIGNRAAALAPMADLGLVAIWDDGDDLHAEPRAPYPHAREMLLIRAQQAGAAALLGGFTRTAEAQQLLMTGWAKPVAAERVTLRRRAPVVTPIGDEPQLARDPAAAAARLPSEAWRAARGALAAGAPVLVQVPRRGYLPAVACGDCRAPARCPHCGGPLQLAGAGAAASCRWCARPVADRQCPECGSRRLRAAVTGARRTAEELGRAFPGHPVRTSGRGEVLASVPGEPTVVVCTPGAEPVADGGYGAVLLLDTWALLTRADLRAGEETLRRWLAAAGLARPAGDGGRVVVVADGGLPAVQALLRFDPGWYAERELAERRSLGFPPTARVASVTGPADAVVDLLAAASLPDGTELLGPVPIAAERPDEGEPAQPRERMLVRASRANGEAMAAALHAAAGVRSARKALDPVRIQVDPLELL from the coding sequence CTGCCGGTCGCGCAGGTCTGTGTCGATCTGCCGCTGCCGCACCTGGACCGGCCCTTCGACTATCTGGTGCCGGCGGCGGACGCCGACGCGGCCCAGCCGGGGGTCCGGGTGCGGGTCCGTTTCGCGGGGCAGCTGGTGGACGGATGGCTGCTGTCACGAGCCGCGGAGTCGAGCCACACCGGCCGGCTGGCCTTTCTCGACCGGGTGGTCTCCGCCGAGCCGGTGTTGCGGCCCGAGGTGCTCGCCGCCGCCCGGGCGGTCGCCGCCAGGTACGCCGGCAACCTCGCCGATGTGCTGCGGCTGGCCGTGCCGCCCCGCCACGCCCGCACCGAATCCACCCCCAAATCCGCGCCGATCATGGACCTAGGTACCTCCTCGGCCGGTTCTGAGGCCCCAAACCCCATGATCGGCGCTGAGGGCGCTGAGGGCGCCGAGGAGGGTGGGTGGCGGGCCTACTCGGCCGGGCCAGCCCTACTGCGGGCGCTCGCTGAGCAGCGGCCCGCCCGGGCGGTATGGACCGCGCTCCCCGGCGAGGCGTGGCCCGCCCGGGTCGCCGAGGCGATCGCGGCGACCGTCGCCGGTGGCCGCGGCGCGGTGGCGGTGGTCGCCGACGCCCGCGACCTGGCCCGCCTCGATGCCGAGGTCACCGCAGCGCTCGGCCCCGACCAGCATGTGGCGCTCGCCGCCGCGATCGGCCCCGCCGAGCGCTACCGCCGGTTCCTGCGGGCCGCGCGGGGCGAGGTGCCGGTGGTGATCGGCAACCGGGCAGCGGCGCTGGCCCCGATGGCCGACCTCGGCCTGGTCGCGATCTGGGACGACGGTGACGACCTGCACGCCGAGCCCCGGGCGCCCTACCCGCACGCGCGCGAGATGCTGCTCATCCGTGCCCAGCAGGCCGGCGCCGCGGCCCTGCTCGGGGGATTCACCCGCACCGCGGAGGCGCAGCAACTGCTGATGACCGGGTGGGCCAAACCCGTGGCCGCCGAGCGGGTGACGCTGCGTCGGCGGGCGCCGGTGGTCACGCCGATCGGAGACGAGCCGCAGCTGGCCCGGGACCCGGCGGCGGCCGCGGCCCGGTTGCCGAGCGAAGCCTGGCGGGCTGCCCGGGGTGCGCTCGCCGCTGGCGCCCCGGTGCTGGTCCAGGTACCCCGCCGGGGCTACCTGCCGGCGGTGGCCTGTGGCGACTGTCGGGCGCCCGCGCGCTGCCCCCACTGCGGCGGCCCGCTCCAGCTGGCCGGGGCGGGGGCGGCGGCCAGCTGCCGGTGGTGTGCCCGGCCGGTGGCCGACCGGCAGTGTCCCGAGTGCGGGTCCCGCCGGTTGCGGGCAGCAGTCACCGGGGCCCGGCGTACCGCGGAGGAGTTGGGGCGCGCCTTCCCGGGGCACCCGGTGCGCACGTCTGGGCGCGGTGAGGTGCTGGCGTCGGTGCCTGGGGAACCCACCGTGGTGGTCTGCACCCCGGGTGCGGAGCCGGTCGCCGATGGTGGGTACGGGGCCGTGCTGTTACTGGACACGTGGGCGCTGTTGACCCGGGCGGATCTGCGGGCGGGGGAGGAGACGCTGCGGCGGTGGTTGGCGGCGGCCGGGTTGGCCCGCCCGGCCGGCGACGGTGGCCGGGTGGTGGTGGTCGCGGATGGTGGCTTGCCGGCGGTGCAGGCGTTGCTGCGGTTCGACCCCGGCTGGTACGCCGAGCGGGAGCTAGCCGAACGTCGGTCGCTCGGGTTTCCGCCGACGGCGCGGGTCGCGTCGGTGACCGGGCCGGCCGACGCCGTCGTCGACCTGCTCGCTGCTGCGTCCTTGCCGGACGGTACGGAGCTGCTCGGCCCGGTGCCGATTGCGGCGGAACGTCCGGACGAGGGTGAGCCGGCGCAACCGCGGGAACGTATGCTGGTGCGGGCGTCGCGGGCCAACGGTGAGGCGATGGCGGCGGCGCTGCACGCGGCGGCGGGAGTCCGCAGCGCCCGGAAGGCGCTCGACCCGGTCCGAATCCAGGTGGATCCGCTAGAGCTGCTTTGA
- the metK gene encoding methionine adenosyltransferase — MTRRLFTSESVTEGHPDKIADQISDGVLDALLTQDPRSRVAVETLITTGQVHVAGEVTTQAYADVAEIVRNTILNIGYDSSKKGFDGGSCGVSVSIGSQSPDIAQGVDHAFEERVEGAGDAFDAQGAGDQGMMFGFACNETPELMPLPIALAHRLSQRLSAVRKDGTVPYLRPDGKTQVTIEYEGQRPVRLDTVVVSSQHAADISLEELLTPDIKEHVIAPEVEGLALDTSNYRLLVNPTGRFEVGGPMGDAGLTGRKIIVDTYGGYARHGGGAFSGKDPSKVDRSATYAVRWVAKNVVAAGLAERCEVQVAYAIGKAQPVSVLVDTFGTEAIAVDRIEKAVNQVFDLRPAAFIRELDLLRPIYQQTAAYGHFGRELPDFTWERTNKVADLKSAAGL; from the coding sequence GTGACCCGTCGTCTGTTCACATCTGAGTCGGTAACCGAGGGCCACCCCGACAAGATCGCCGACCAGATCAGCGACGGCGTTCTCGACGCCCTGCTTACCCAGGACCCGCGCAGCCGGGTAGCCGTAGAGACGCTGATCACCACCGGCCAGGTACACGTGGCCGGCGAGGTCACCACTCAGGCGTACGCCGACGTCGCCGAGATTGTCCGAAACACCATCCTCAACATTGGTTACGACTCATCCAAGAAGGGGTTCGATGGCGGCTCCTGTGGGGTGAGCGTGTCGATCGGCTCGCAGTCCCCCGACATCGCCCAGGGCGTGGATCACGCGTTCGAGGAGCGGGTCGAGGGCGCGGGTGACGCGTTCGACGCCCAGGGCGCTGGCGACCAGGGCATGATGTTCGGGTTCGCCTGCAACGAGACGCCAGAGCTGATGCCGCTGCCGATCGCGTTGGCGCACCGGCTCTCCCAGCGGCTGTCCGCGGTCCGCAAGGACGGCACCGTGCCGTACCTGCGCCCCGACGGCAAGACCCAGGTCACCATCGAGTATGAGGGCCAGCGCCCGGTGCGGCTGGACACCGTCGTGGTCTCGTCGCAGCACGCCGCCGACATCTCGTTGGAGGAGCTGCTCACCCCGGACATCAAGGAGCACGTGATCGCTCCGGAGGTCGAAGGGCTGGCGCTGGACACCAGCAACTACCGGTTGCTGGTCAACCCGACCGGCCGGTTCGAGGTCGGCGGCCCGATGGGCGACGCTGGCCTTACCGGGCGGAAGATCATCGTCGACACCTACGGTGGGTACGCCCGCCACGGCGGCGGTGCCTTCTCCGGCAAGGACCCGTCGAAGGTCGACCGATCAGCAACCTATGCGGTGCGGTGGGTCGCCAAGAACGTGGTGGCAGCCGGGCTCGCCGAGCGGTGCGAGGTGCAGGTCGCGTACGCGATCGGCAAGGCGCAGCCGGTGAGCGTGCTGGTCGACACCTTCGGCACCGAGGCGATCGCGGTGGACCGGATCGAGAAGGCGGTCAACCAGGTCTTCGACCTGCGGCCAGCGGCCTTCATCCGGGAGCTGGATCTGCTGCGCCCGATCTACCAGCAGACCGCGGCGTACGGTCACTTCGGCCGGGAGCTGCCCGACTTCACCTGGGAGCGCACCAACAAGGTCGCTGACCTGAAGTCGGCCGCCGGGCTGTGA
- the coaBC gene encoding bifunctional phosphopantothenoylcysteine decarboxylase/phosphopantothenate--cysteine ligase CoaBC: MAEVVLGVAGGIAAYKSCELLRLFTEAGHQVQVVPTEAALRFVGAPTWEALSGRPVADDVWSRAYEVPHVRIGRRAELVVVAPATADLLAKAATGLADDLLTNTLLTAAAPVLYAPAMHTEMWEHPATVANVATLRSRGAVVVEPAVGRLTGADTGKGRLPEPETLFALAERLLHRGSSEPDLAGRRVVVTAGGTREPLDPVRFLGNRSSGKQGLAFARTAAARGARVRLIAANVEAPAPAGVDLVTVVTTAQLREATLEASADADAVVMAAAPCDFTPAQYTDQKLAKQHLDDGVAGLTLSLVATPDIAAELGAGKSAGTVLVTFAAETVGGAEAEVNARAKLARKGADLIVLNQVGGAAGRPEVFGSDRNAATVFGLDGTATVLSEQSKDELADAVWDLVKPRLKPT; encoded by the coding sequence GTGGCCGAGGTGGTGCTCGGGGTTGCGGGCGGGATCGCCGCATACAAGTCCTGCGAGCTGCTGAGGCTGTTCACCGAGGCGGGACACCAGGTGCAGGTGGTGCCCACCGAGGCCGCGTTGCGATTCGTGGGCGCCCCGACCTGGGAGGCCCTGTCGGGTCGGCCGGTGGCCGATGACGTCTGGAGCCGGGCTTACGAGGTTCCGCACGTGCGCATCGGCCGCCGGGCCGAGCTGGTGGTGGTGGCGCCGGCCACCGCCGACCTGCTCGCCAAGGCGGCCACCGGGCTCGCCGACGACCTGTTGACCAACACGCTGCTCACCGCCGCGGCTCCGGTGCTCTACGCACCGGCTATGCACACCGAGATGTGGGAACACCCGGCGACCGTCGCGAACGTGGCGACGCTGCGCTCCCGCGGCGCGGTGGTGGTGGAGCCCGCGGTGGGCCGGTTGACGGGAGCCGACACCGGCAAGGGGCGGCTGCCCGAGCCCGAGACGCTGTTCGCGCTCGCGGAGCGGCTGCTCCACCGGGGCAGCTCCGAGCCGGATCTGGCCGGCCGGCGGGTGGTGGTCACCGCTGGTGGGACCCGGGAGCCGCTCGACCCGGTCCGGTTTCTCGGGAATCGCTCCTCGGGCAAACAGGGTCTGGCGTTCGCGCGAACGGCGGCGGCGCGGGGTGCTCGGGTGCGGTTGATCGCCGCGAACGTCGAGGCACCGGCGCCAGCCGGGGTTGACCTGGTGACGGTGGTCACCACCGCCCAGCTGCGGGAGGCGACGCTCGAAGCGTCGGCCGACGCCGACGCGGTGGTGATGGCGGCCGCGCCGTGCGACTTCACCCCGGCCCAGTACACCGACCAGAAGCTCGCCAAGCAGCATCTCGACGACGGCGTGGCCGGGTTGACGCTGTCGCTGGTGGCGACCCCGGACATCGCCGCGGAGCTGGGCGCGGGTAAGTCCGCCGGCACCGTCCTGGTCACCTTCGCCGCGGAGACGGTCGGTGGCGCGGAGGCGGAGGTCAATGCGCGCGCCAAGTTGGCCCGTAAGGGCGCGGATCTGATCGTGCTCAACCAGGTGGGCGGGGCTGCCGGGCGCCCGGAGGTTTTCGGCTCGGATCGCAACGCTGCCACGGTCTTCGGCCTCGACGGAACCGCTACCGTCCTTTCTGAACAATCAAAGGACGAATTAGCGGATGCGGTGTGGGACCTGGTCAAACCACGCCTTAAGCCAACGTAG
- the def gene encoding peptide deformylase, whose translation MTVLPIRLFGDPVLRTPAEPVVDFDKELRQLVTDLTDTLRQQQGSGLAAPQLGVGVRAFVFDVDDVEGHVINPVLDFPDEDEQDGPEGCLSIPGVYVDTRRRMNVVARGFNQHGDPVQLIGSGLMARCVQHETDHLDGVLFLDRLDAGRRKQAMREIRQADWYDPDAPPTVKLSPHPGGQPNPLGLGG comes from the coding sequence TTGACCGTCCTGCCGATCCGCCTGTTCGGGGACCCGGTGCTGCGCACGCCGGCCGAGCCGGTGGTGGATTTTGACAAAGAGCTGCGTCAGCTCGTCACCGACCTCACCGACACGCTGCGGCAGCAGCAGGGCAGCGGGCTGGCCGCCCCGCAGCTCGGTGTCGGGGTGCGCGCCTTCGTCTTCGATGTGGACGATGTCGAGGGCCACGTGATCAACCCGGTGCTCGACTTTCCGGACGAGGATGAGCAGGACGGGCCCGAGGGGTGCCTGTCCATCCCTGGGGTCTACGTCGACACCCGGCGGCGGATGAACGTGGTCGCCCGCGGCTTCAACCAGCACGGCGACCCGGTGCAGCTGATCGGCTCCGGGTTGATGGCCCGCTGCGTACAGCACGAGACCGATCACCTCGACGGGGTGCTGTTTCTGGACCGGCTGGATGCCGGCCGGCGCAAGCAAGCGATGCGGGAGATCCGGCAAGCCGATTGGTACGACCCGGATGCCCCGCCGACGGTCAAGCTCAGCCCTCACCCGGGCGGGCAGCCGAATCCGCTAGGGCTCGGGGGCTGA
- a CDS encoding SDR family NAD(P)-dependent oxidoreductase, whose amino-acid sequence MHTKTTLAALALGALAVAIARRRRPPADLTGQVALVTGGSRGLGFLLARELARMGCRLVICARNDEELATAARSLAADGAEVVAVPVDLASPEAAELLVARATDRFGRLDILVNNAGVMRVGPVHDMTPGDFSEAVKLMLLAPANLTLAALPQLRAAPAGRIVNITSIGGKVAAPHLLPYCAAKFGMVGFSEGLRAELAGDQISVTTVVPGLMRTGSHQRAEFTGQAIKEYTWFALLASAPLLAMDAERAARRIVAAAARGRREITLTPVAAVATRVAGAAPAATAWLLEVTQRLLPRSADTASPARPGGELAAESPSRIRSALTRLGERAAERLQPAPDHPGTGP is encoded by the coding sequence ATGCACACCAAGACCACCCTCGCCGCGCTCGCGCTCGGGGCGCTCGCGGTCGCGATCGCCCGGCGCCGACGGCCGCCGGCCGACCTCACCGGCCAGGTAGCGCTGGTCACCGGCGGGTCGCGCGGACTCGGCTTCTTGCTCGCCCGAGAGCTGGCGAGGATGGGATGCCGGCTGGTGATCTGCGCCCGCAACGACGAAGAACTCGCCACGGCGGCCCGGTCGCTGGCCGCCGACGGCGCCGAGGTCGTCGCGGTGCCGGTCGACCTAGCCAGCCCGGAAGCGGCCGAACTGCTCGTGGCCCGGGCGACTGACCGGTTCGGACGGTTGGACATCCTCGTCAACAACGCCGGAGTGATGCGGGTAGGTCCGGTGCACGACATGACCCCGGGCGACTTCAGCGAAGCTGTGAAGCTCATGCTGCTCGCGCCAGCAAATCTGACCCTCGCAGCGTTGCCGCAGCTTCGGGCGGCGCCGGCCGGACGCATCGTCAACATCACCTCGATCGGGGGCAAGGTCGCCGCGCCACACCTGCTGCCGTACTGCGCCGCCAAATTCGGGATGGTGGGCTTCTCCGAAGGGCTGCGCGCCGAACTCGCCGGTGACCAGATCAGCGTCACCACCGTGGTCCCCGGGCTGATGCGGACCGGCTCGCACCAGCGCGCCGAGTTCACCGGCCAGGCGATCAAGGAATACACCTGGTTCGCGCTGCTCGCCAGCGCACCGCTGCTGGCCATGGACGCCGAGCGGGCCGCCCGCCGGATCGTCGCCGCCGCCGCCCGCGGACGGCGCGAGATCACGCTCACCCCGGTCGCCGCGGTAGCCACCCGGGTCGCCGGAGCCGCGCCCGCGGCCACCGCCTGGCTGCTGGAGGTGACCCAGCGGCTGCTCCCGCGCAGCGCCGACACCGCCTCGCCCGCCCGCCCCGGTGGTGAGCTAGCGGCCGAGTCGCCGTCCCGGATCCGGTCAGCCCTGACCCGACTCGGCGAGCGGGCCGCGGAGCGCCTCCAGCCGGCCCCGGACCACCCCGGTACAGGTCCCTAG